One Natrinema longum genomic window carries:
- a CDS encoding phosphatase PAP2 family protein — MALGFVVLLTVFVVCIALVGTCTTCLDRSTLDRTATEFDHRLFEIAPYLGITALFFLAKRATHGHSLRISRTLDWDLTAAIYSIEGEFVASLQAFVPQATLEFFSVMYMFGFPYLLVTAPILYFLLPSQRHLKELLIAYLLNYLIGTLCYTLFIVYGPRNHLASVDGLMYSFYPQTQEMTAAVSANTNVFPSLHTSLAVVVFLFAWRSRSDYPRWFAIASFVAGCVVFSTMYLGIHWAIDVLAGIALAIVSVLAADRLVGRAEGDNDRVPASDDRETGIASETND; from the coding sequence ATGGCACTTGGATTCGTCGTCTTGCTTACGGTGTTCGTCGTCTGTATCGCCCTCGTCGGGACCTGTACGACCTGTCTCGACCGATCGACCCTCGACCGGACGGCAACCGAGTTCGATCACCGGCTGTTCGAAATCGCGCCATACCTCGGCATAACGGCACTGTTTTTCCTGGCAAAGCGGGCGACACACGGCCACAGTTTGCGGATCTCTCGGACGCTCGATTGGGATCTCACCGCGGCGATCTACAGTATCGAAGGCGAGTTCGTGGCGTCGCTCCAGGCGTTTGTCCCCCAGGCGACCCTGGAGTTCTTCTCGGTGATGTACATGTTCGGGTTTCCCTACCTGCTGGTGACTGCGCCGATCCTCTACTTCCTGTTGCCGTCCCAGCGTCACCTCAAGGAACTGCTCATCGCCTATCTCTTGAACTACCTGATCGGCACGCTTTGTTACACGCTGTTTATCGTGTATGGTCCGCGTAACCACCTCGCGTCCGTCGACGGACTGATGTACAGCTTCTACCCGCAGACACAGGAAATGACGGCGGCAGTGTCGGCGAACACGAACGTGTTTCCGTCGCTCCATACGTCGTTGGCCGTCGTCGTCTTCCTGTTCGCCTGGCGATCGCGCAGTGACTACCCCCGGTGGTTCGCGATCGCATCGTTCGTCGCGGGCTGTGTCGTCTTCTCGACGATGTATCTCGGGATCCACTGGGCTATCGACGTCCTAGCGGGCATCGCCCTCGCCATTGTGAGCGTCCTCGCGGCCGACCGCCTCGTCGGCCGTGCGGAGGGTGACAACGATCGCGTTCCGGCTTCGGACGACCGCGAGACGGGTATCGCGTCCGAAACGAACGACTGA
- a CDS encoding TspO/MBR family protein, producing the protein METRTNTANRPDGRSILTAAGFVLLVNLVGALPSVFSSPDTPWFRALEKPSFYPPTIAFPVVWTLLFTLLGVALWLVWRSEADGRRLALGLFAAQMLFNVAWTPAFFALEAPLVALGIILVLWGLVVGTIFAFRRVDRRATALLVPYLVWVTFAAVLNFELWRLNA; encoded by the coding sequence ATGGAAACCCGAACGAACACCGCTAACCGTCCCGACGGCAGGTCGATCCTGACTGCCGCCGGTTTCGTCCTGTTGGTCAACCTCGTCGGCGCGCTGCCCAGCGTCTTTTCCTCGCCGGATACGCCGTGGTTCCGCGCCCTCGAGAAGCCGAGCTTCTACCCGCCCACGATCGCGTTCCCGGTCGTCTGGACGCTCCTCTTTACCCTACTGGGCGTCGCGCTGTGGCTCGTCTGGCGCAGCGAGGCCGACGGCCGCCGCCTCGCGCTTGGGCTGTTCGCCGCCCAGATGCTGTTCAACGTCGCCTGGACGCCCGCCTTCTTCGCGCTCGAGGCCCCGCTCGTCGCGCTGGGGATCATCCTCGTCCTCTGGGGGCTCGTCGTCGGCACGATATTCGCCTTCCGACGGGTCGACCGCCGCGCCACGGCGTTGCTGGTCCCGTATCTCGTGTGGGTGACCTTTGCGGCCGTGCTCAATTTCGAACTCTGGCGGCTGAACGCGTGA
- a CDS encoding DEAD/DEAH box helicase, with translation MATTDEDIASIEHPLLEPDFLERRLYQLKLAGTAANHHTLVCLPTGLGKTTVSLLVTARRLEEVGGKSLMLAPTKPLVQQHAEFYREALRIPDEEIVVFTGDVSPDDRAAMWESATVVLATPQVIENDLVGSRISLADVTHLTFDECHRATGDYAYNYIAERYHADARQPLVTGMSASPGGDEEAILDVCENLGIDEVEVMTEEDADVEEFTHDTDVEWERIDLPEAVLEIRDALNEVITERLEKLKELGVASSTQPDQSQKDLNRMRAELQELINNDQSEGFEGMSIHAEVMKLRQAVTLVETQSVEALRRYFERQRNQARSSGASKASQRMVSDPRVREAMRKAESFDEIHPKYSKARMLLAETLGLEGGERVIVFTESRDTAEALTDFLSDSFDAKRFVGQGDREGSDGMTQNQQQAVLDEFRAGEFEVLVSTSVAEEGLDVPEVDLVLFYEPVPTAIRSIQRKGRTGRQTEGRVVVLMAEDTRDEAYFWISRRREKEMENELRELKGLTPEITEELDDSQQSLTDFEGGDESGAKVDGDEQKADAVGDSSSGSEGVAAGPGLQEFGENNSETGSDKDIGDGADEIDEDVDTPEPHAEGDTVAVVADQREMDANIARELSRREAYEVSLETLDVGDYVLSDRVVVERKSVADFVDSLVGGDRSVFEQVGAMARHYSRPIVVVEGEGLYEQRDVHPNAVRGALSSLAVDFGASVLRTDGEDDTTELLAVIAGREQETADREVSVHGEKGTKTLSEQQEYVVASIAEIGPVTARSLLEEFGTVEAVMIATEDELQEADGVGTVTAERIREVIGSDYTG, from the coding sequence ATGGCTACGACGGACGAGGACATCGCGTCTATCGAGCATCCGCTCCTCGAGCCCGACTTCTTAGAGCGCCGACTCTACCAGCTGAAACTCGCCGGGACGGCCGCGAACCACCACACGCTCGTCTGTCTCCCGACCGGGCTGGGGAAGACGACGGTGAGCCTGCTCGTGACGGCCCGCCGGCTCGAGGAGGTCGGCGGCAAATCGCTGATGCTCGCGCCGACGAAACCCCTCGTCCAGCAGCACGCGGAGTTCTATCGCGAAGCGTTGCGGATTCCCGACGAGGAGATCGTCGTCTTTACCGGCGACGTGAGCCCCGACGATCGCGCCGCGATGTGGGAGTCGGCGACGGTCGTACTGGCGACCCCGCAGGTGATCGAGAACGACCTCGTCGGGAGTCGGATCTCGCTCGCCGACGTGACCCATCTCACCTTCGACGAGTGTCACCGCGCGACCGGCGACTACGCCTACAACTACATCGCCGAGCGCTACCACGCCGACGCCCGACAGCCGCTCGTGACCGGGATGTCGGCCTCCCCCGGCGGCGACGAGGAGGCCATCCTGGACGTCTGTGAGAACCTCGGAATCGACGAGGTCGAGGTGATGACCGAGGAGGACGCCGACGTCGAGGAGTTCACCCACGACACCGACGTCGAGTGGGAGCGCATCGACCTCCCCGAGGCGGTCCTCGAGATCCGGGACGCTCTAAACGAGGTCATCACGGAGCGCCTCGAGAAGCTCAAAGAGCTGGGGGTCGCGAGCTCGACCCAGCCCGACCAGTCCCAGAAGGATCTCAACAGGATGCGAGCCGAGCTCCAGGAGCTGATCAACAACGACCAGTCGGAGGGGTTCGAGGGAATGTCGATCCACGCCGAAGTGATGAAACTCCGGCAGGCCGTCACGCTGGTCGAGACCCAGAGCGTCGAGGCGCTCCGGCGGTACTTCGAGCGCCAGCGCAATCAGGCCCGTTCGTCGGGGGCGTCCAAGGCGAGCCAGCGGATGGTTTCGGATCCACGCGTGCGCGAGGCAATGCGGAAAGCCGAGAGCTTCGACGAGATCCACCCCAAATACAGCAAAGCCCGCATGCTGCTCGCGGAGACGCTGGGACTCGAGGGTGGCGAACGCGTGATCGTCTTCACGGAATCCCGCGACACGGCGGAGGCGCTGACTGACTTCCTCTCGGACAGCTTCGACGCGAAACGGTTCGTCGGGCAGGGCGACCGCGAAGGGTCCGACGGGATGACCCAGAACCAGCAACAGGCGGTCTTGGACGAGTTCCGGGCGGGCGAGTTCGAGGTGCTGGTGTCGACCTCGGTCGCCGAGGAGGGGCTCGACGTGCCGGAGGTCGACCTCGTGCTCTTCTACGAACCCGTGCCGACGGCGATCCGCTCGATCCAGCGGAAGGGACGGACCGGTCGACAGACCGAGGGCCGCGTCGTCGTCCTCATGGCGGAGGACACCCGCGACGAGGCCTACTTCTGGATCTCGCGGCGGCGCGAGAAGGAGATGGAAAACGAACTCCGCGAATTGAAGGGACTGACTCCCGAGATTACCGAGGAACTCGACGATTCCCAGCAGTCACTGACCGATTTCGAGGGGGGAGACGAGAGCGGAGCGAAAGTAGACGGAGACGAGCAGAAAGCCGACGCCGTCGGCGATTCTTCCAGCGGAAGCGAGGGGGTTGCAGCGGGGCCGGGACTGCAGGAATTCGGAGAAAACAACTCGGAAACGGGTAGTGATAAGGACATTGGAGACGGGGCGGACGAAATCGACGAGGACGTCGACACCCCCGAGCCACACGCCGAGGGAGACACCGTGGCGGTCGTCGCCGACCAGCGGGAGATGGACGCGAACATCGCCCGCGAACTCTCGCGACGCGAGGCATACGAGGTCAGCCTCGAGACCCTCGACGTCGGCGACTACGTCCTCTCGGACCGGGTCGTCGTCGAACGGAAATCCGTCGCGGACTTCGTGGACTCGCTGGTCGGGGGCGACCGGTCGGTCTTCGAACAGGTCGGCGCGATGGCCCGCCACTACTCGCGGCCGATCGTCGTCGTCGAGGGCGAGGGACTGTACGAACAGCGGGACGTCCACCCGAACGCGGTCCGGGGAGCGCTCTCGAGTCTGGCCGTCGATTTCGGTGCGAGCGTCCTGCGGACGGACGGCGAAGACGACACGACCGAACTGCTTGCGGTGATCGCCGGCCGGGAACAGGAGACCGCCGATCGCGAGGTCTCGGTCCACGGCGAGAAAGGGACCAAGACCTTGAGCGAACAGCAGGAGTACGTCGTCGCCTCGATCGCCGAAATCGGCCCCGTCACGGCCCGGTCGCTGCTCGAGGAGTTCGGCACCGTCGAGGCGGTGATGATCGCGACGGAAGACGAGTTACAGGAAGCGGACGGCGTCGGAACGGTAACGGCAGAGCGGATTCGGGAGGTCATCGGGAGCGACTACACGGGCTGA